The Mycobacterium riyadhense sequence GCGATGCCGATGATACCGCCCGGTGCGATGCACCCGGCCTCAGGGGCAGGCGATGCCAAACCCGAGACCAAACGCATTGTGGCGCCGTCCGTAAAGAACGGCGCACCAGTGCAGGGCCGCATCACGACCCCGCCACCCACCACATCTGCGGTAACGAAACACGTCGAAGGAAAGCCGGTCGTAACAAGGCGCATCCTGCTTCCCAAGGAAAAAGGCAATGACAATGCCGACTCAAACCGCTGACGCCAGCCGCTGAACCGCGACCCCGGCCTCGACATCGAATGTGAACTCGCGGCTTTCAGCGTGTGCCCAGGGCGGGATCCGGCCGCTTTTCCCGCCCAGGATTCACCCTCGAATGCCAGGATTCACTCTGGATCGACTCGCCCGTGGCGCACAAGCCTGAGCTGAACCGAGAGCGTTGAGACATCGCGCCAACCTACCTGGTGCACACGGTATTTCGCCGCTATGGCACCGGCACCACGATCAGCTCGTGCGGACGGTTGTTGAGAGACACCGCACCGTCATCGGTCACAATGACGATGTCCTCGATACGCGCCCCCCACCGGCCCGGAAAGTAGATCCCCGGCTCGATGGAAAACGCCATGCCCGGAGCCAACGGCAGATCGTTACCCGCGACGATGTAGGGCTCCTCATGCACACCCAGCCCAATACCGTGCCCGGTGCGGTGCACGAAATACTCCGCCAAACCAGCTTCGGCCAAAACCGAGCGGGCCGCAGCGTCGACCTGCGCAGCCGTCACACCCGGACGCACCGCGTCAAAGGCCGCGCGCTGCGCCTGCTGAAGAATCGAATATTGTTGCGCCACATCAGGACTAGGCTCGCCGATGCTATAGGTGCGGGTGCAGTCGGAGTGGTAACCCGGCCCAAATGCCCCGCCGATGTCGACGACGACGATGTCGCCCACCCGCAGCTCACGATCCGAGTATCCGTGATGCGGGTCAGCGCCATGCGGACCCGATCCCACGATAATGAATGCCACCTCCGAATGCCCTTCGGCGACAATCGCTTCGGCGATATCAGCGGCGACGTCGGCCTCGGTTCGGCCCGGCGCCAGAAATTCCGGGACTCGGGCATGCACCCGGTCGATCGCCGCACCGGCCTTGCGCAACGCATCGACCTCGGCGGCCTCCTTCACCATCCGCAGCTCGCGCATCACACCGGTGGCTAGAACAGGTGTCACACCAAGCACATCGGCAAGCGCCAGCAAATGCAGCGCCGGCATGGAGTCGGTGACGGCGGTCCGCGCACCGCCCAAAGCGCCGGAGACTATCTCATATGGATCTTCCCCGTCGACCCAATCCCGCACGGCCAGGTCCAGTTCCGCCACGGCGGACTCCTTGAGCGAGGCCAGCTCCAGCCGCGGCAGTACCACAGTAGGCTCGCCGGCCGCCGGCACCACCAGCGCGCTGAGCCGCTCGAAGGTCTCCGCACGCGAGCCGATGAGGTAGCGCAGGTCGTAGCCCGGGGTGATCACCAGACCGTCCAAACCCGCGGCACCAGTTGCTGCCGCCGCTGCTGCCAACCGGCGGCGATACACCTCGGCGTCGAATCGGCGAGAATTCATGCCAGCCAGGCTAATCGCGGCACGTCGAACGTCGACTTGATGTGGCGATTTGGCGAGAAGGGCGACAACAAGTCGACATTCGACACCGTGAAAAGATAGCCCGCATGCCCGCACCTGTACTGCTGCTCGACGGAGCCAGCATGTGGTTCCGCTCATACTTCGGAGTACCGTCCTCGATCACTGCTCCCGATGGGCGGCCGGTGAACGCCGTCCGGGGATTCATCGACTCGATGGCCGTAGTCATCACGCAACATAAGCCCGGCCGGCTGGCTGTGTGCCTTGACCTGGATTGGCGGCCGCAGTTCCGGGTGGACCTCATCCCGTCATACAAGGCCCATCGCGTGGCCGACGAACAACCGAAAGGCGAGCCCGACATCGAGGTGGTGCCCGACGAGCTAACCTCGCAGGTCGACATGATCATGGAACTGCTCGACGCCTTCGGGATCCCGACGGCGGGCGCGCCGGGTTTCGAGGCCGACGACGTGCTGGGCACGCTCGCCGCGCGGGAACGCGGCGACCCGGTGGTCGTGGTCAGTGGGGACCGCGACCTGCTGCAGGTTGTTGCCGACGAGCCCGTTCCCGTCCGGGTGCTCTACCTGGGCCGCGGACTGGCCAAGGCCACCTTGTTCGGGCCCGCTGAGGTGGCCGAACTCTATGGGGTGCCGGTAGATCGGGCCGGGCCCGCCTACGCCGAACTCGCGCTATTGCGTGGTGATCCGTCCGACGGCCTGCCGGGGGTGCCCGGCGTCGGCGAAAAGACGGCGGCCGCCCTGCTGGCGCAGCACGGGTCGCTGGCCAATATCTTGGCCGCCGCCAACGATCCGAAGTCCAAGCTGGCCAAGGGATTACGCGCAAAGCTGCAGGACGCCAGGGACTACATCGAGGCCGCCGGGCAGGTGGTGCGAGTAGCCACCAACGCTCCGGTCAAGCTATCGACACCCACCGACAGATTGCCGCTGGTCGCCACCGACCCAGCGCGCACCGCCGACCTGGCCGCCCGATACGGCGTCGCGACGTCAATCGCCCGACTACAGAAAGCGCTCGACGCGCTGCCCGCCTGACTATTGCGGTCGGCCGACCTCGTAGGTGCCCTTGTCGTCCTGGAAGGTCACCGTCACATGCTTTGAGGCGCCATCGATGCTGACGGTGCAGTCGAAGGTGGCTCCCTTTTTGACGGTTGGGTCCGCGCCGTTGTTGCACTTGACGTCTTTGACGTTCTTCGCGCCATAGCCGGTGGTCTCGTCGGTGAGGATCTGCTGCACGCCGGCGTTGGCTTTGTTGATGTCCAGTTTGGTAGTAACGAAAAACCCGGGCTGCCAGAAACCGGTAATCAAGATGCCGATGACAAAGAGCGCAACAATGCCGCCGACCACGCCGAGGATCAACCCGGTCGAACGCTTAGAACCCTTACCCGGCTGATCGTACGGTTGCCCAGGGTACTGCCCGGGTTGCCCGTATTGACCGGGCTGCCCGTACGGCTGCGGGCCGTATTGCCCGGGCTGCTGGTACTGTCCCGGCTGCTGATATTGCCCGAACTGCGGGGGCGCACCG is a genomic window containing:
- a CDS encoding DUF4333 domain-containing protein; its protein translation is MSGPQGSDPRQGWQPPGQGGDHSSDPTVAGSPWQQQPNQDAPWHAPAYTPAEYPQYQQPADPAYPQQYPPSAPPYGQPDFSSQATQFGAPPQFGQYQQPGQYQQPGQYGPQPYGQPGQYGQPGQYPGQPYDQPGKGSKRSTGLILGVVGGIVALFVIGILITGFWQPGFFVTTKLDINKANAGVQQILTDETTGYGAKNVKDVKCNNGADPTVKKGATFDCTVSIDGASKHVTVTFQDDKGTYEVGRPQ
- a CDS encoding 5'-3' exonuclease; its protein translation is MPAPVLLLDGASMWFRSYFGVPSSITAPDGRPVNAVRGFIDSMAVVITQHKPGRLAVCLDLDWRPQFRVDLIPSYKAHRVADEQPKGEPDIEVVPDELTSQVDMIMELLDAFGIPTAGAPGFEADDVLGTLAARERGDPVVVVSGDRDLLQVVADEPVPVRVLYLGRGLAKATLFGPAEVAELYGVPVDRAGPAYAELALLRGDPSDGLPGVPGVGEKTAAALLAQHGSLANILAAANDPKSKLAKGLRAKLQDARDYIEAAGQVVRVATNAPVKLSTPTDRLPLVATDPARTADLAARYGVATSIARLQKALDALPA
- a CDS encoding M24 family metallopeptidase, translating into MNSRRFDAEVYRRRLAAAAAATGAAGLDGLVITPGYDLRYLIGSRAETFERLSALVVPAAGEPTVVLPRLELASLKESAVAELDLAVRDWVDGEDPYEIVSGALGGARTAVTDSMPALHLLALADVLGVTPVLATGVMRELRMVKEAAEVDALRKAGAAIDRVHARVPEFLAPGRTEADVAADIAEAIVAEGHSEVAFIIVGSGPHGADPHHGYSDRELRVGDIVVVDIGGAFGPGYHSDCTRTYSIGEPSPDVAQQYSILQQAQRAAFDAVRPGVTAAQVDAAARSVLAEAGLAEYFVHRTGHGIGLGVHEEPYIVAGNDLPLAPGMAFSIEPGIYFPGRWGARIEDIVIVTDDGAVSLNNRPHELIVVPVP